The proteins below come from a single Thermus islandicus DSM 21543 genomic window:
- a CDS encoding nucleotide sugar dehydrogenase produces the protein MIQRNEHFLLAKLKEKVSTRTAVVGVVGLGYVGLPFAVEKAKVGFHVLGVEQNPSRAEKVNRGENYIGDVREEELKEVVAKGLLSAETGFDRVPEMDVIVIAVPTPLTRNLTPDLQYVERVTEAIAKRLRPGQLVSLESTTYPGTTEEVMLPILGKSGLKVEEDFFLVHSPERVDPGNRRYTTRNTTKVVGGVGPRSLEAGVHFYSQTIERVVPVSSAKAAEMVKVFENTFRAVNIALVNELAMLCDRMGLNVWEVLDAAFTKPFGIMPFYPGPGVGGHCIPIDPHYLEWKAKEYNFNTHFIALAGEINRKMPEFTVEKALRLLARDGVPVRGARVLVLGVAYKRDVADHRESPAIEVIRGLKRLGAEVAYHDPLIPSFQDQDLYMKSILLSEDLLASQDLVILATDHSAFDYHELVRRAKRVLDTRGATRHLPKDLTEGKVVLL, from the coding sequence ATGATCCAACGGAACGAGCATTTTCTGCTGGCGAAATTAAAAGAAAAAGTTTCCACCCGCACCGCCGTGGTGGGAGTGGTGGGCCTAGGGTACGTGGGCCTTCCCTTCGCCGTGGAGAAGGCCAAGGTAGGTTTCCATGTTCTGGGCGTTGAGCAGAATCCCTCGCGGGCGGAAAAGGTGAACCGCGGGGAGAACTATATTGGGGACGTTAGAGAGGAAGAGCTGAAGGAGGTGGTGGCCAAAGGCCTCCTCTCTGCCGAAACCGGCTTTGACCGGGTTCCGGAGATGGACGTAATCGTCATCGCCGTGCCCACGCCCCTCACCCGGAACCTTACTCCCGACCTCCAGTACGTGGAGCGGGTGACGGAAGCGATCGCCAAGCGCCTCCGCCCAGGCCAGCTTGTGAGCCTCGAGTCCACCACCTACCCCGGCACCACCGAGGAGGTTATGCTGCCCATCCTGGGAAAAAGCGGTCTCAAGGTAGAGGAGGACTTCTTCCTGGTCCACTCTCCTGAGCGGGTGGACCCTGGCAACAGGCGCTACACCACGAGGAACACCACCAAGGTGGTGGGCGGGGTGGGGCCCAGATCGCTGGAGGCGGGCGTTCACTTTTACAGCCAGACCATTGAGCGGGTGGTCCCGGTGTCCAGCGCCAAGGCTGCGGAGATGGTCAAGGTCTTTGAGAACACCTTCCGGGCAGTGAACATCGCCCTGGTCAACGAGCTGGCCATGCTCTGCGACCGCATGGGGCTCAACGTCTGGGAGGTGCTGGATGCCGCCTTCACCAAGCCCTTCGGCATCATGCCCTTTTACCCCGGCCCCGGCGTGGGGGGGCATTGCATCCCCATAGATCCCCACTACCTGGAGTGGAAAGCCAAGGAGTACAACTTCAACACCCACTTCATCGCCCTAGCGGGGGAGATCAACCGGAAGATGCCCGAGTTCACCGTGGAGAAGGCCCTCCGCCTCCTGGCCCGGGATGGGGTTCCGGTGCGGGGGGCGAGGGTGCTGGTCCTCGGCGTGGCCTACAAACGGGACGTGGCTGACCACCGGGAAAGCCCGGCTATAGAGGTCATCCGGGGCCTGAAGCGCCTGGGGGCCGAGGTGGCCTACCACGACCCCTTAATCCCGAGCTTCCAGGACCAAGACCTTTATATGAAAAGCATCCTTTTAAGCGAGGACCTCCTGGCCTCCCAGGACCTGGTGATCCTAGCTACGGACCACAGCGCCTTTGATTATCATGAACTGGTGCGCCGGGCCAAGAGGGTGTTGGACACCCGGGGAGCTACCCGGCACCTGCCCAAAGACCTTACGGAAGGAAAGGTGGTCCTCCTGTGA
- a CDS encoding acyltransferase, whose protein sequence is MDYFKHESAYVDEGAKVGKGTRIWHFCHVMAGAEIGENCTLGQNVFVAKGVRIGSGVKIQNNVSVYEGVILEDDVFVGPSAVFTNVRTPRAPFPRNRPEDFLPTVVKRGATIGANATIVCGVTLGEWCFVAAGAVVTQDVPPYALVAGVPARRLGWVCECGERLVFAGEEATCGACSRHYRQAAPEQVEKVG, encoded by the coding sequence GTGGACTACTTCAAGCACGAGAGCGCCTACGTGGACGAGGGAGCCAAGGTGGGTAAGGGCACCCGCATCTGGCATTTTTGTCACGTCATGGCAGGAGCGGAAATCGGGGAAAATTGCACCCTTGGGCAGAACGTCTTCGTGGCCAAGGGGGTACGGATCGGTAGCGGGGTCAAGATTCAAAACAACGTCTCCGTGTACGAAGGTGTGATCCTAGAGGACGATGTATTTGTGGGTCCCTCGGCGGTCTTCACCAACGTGCGCACCCCCCGCGCCCCCTTTCCGCGCAACCGCCCCGAGGATTTCCTGCCCACTGTGGTCAAACGGGGAGCCACCATCGGGGCCAACGCCACCATCGTCTGCGGGGTTACCTTAGGGGAGTGGTGCTTCGTGGCGGCGGGAGCGGTGGTCACCCAGGACGTGCCTCCTTACGCCTTGGTGGCCGGGGTCCCCGCCCGCAGGCTCGGTTGGGTGTGCGAGTGCGGGGAAAGGCTGGTGTTTGCGGGCGAGGAGGCTACCTGCGGGGCCTGCAGCAGGCACTACCGCCAAGCGGCGCCCGAGCAGGTGGAGAAGGTGGGGTAG
- a CDS encoding Gfo/Idh/MocA family oxidoreductase produces MRFALTGLAGYIAPRHLKAIKEVGGLLVAGLDPATNVGVVDSFFPEAAFFTEPEAFEAYLEDMRERGKGVDYLSIASPNHLHYPQIRMALRLGANALSEKPLVLWPEEVDRLAEWEARTGKRVYTVLQLRVHPALQVLRERLAQEKEAKDVVLTYVTGRGAWYGASWKADERKSGGLATNIGIHFFDLLAWFFGKAHRVEVHARTPTVNAGYLELERAKVCWFLSIDPSFVPEAFRKVGKRTYRSIVVDGEEVEFSEGFTDLHTEVYRKTLAGEGFGLAEAREAIRVAAEVRTLPLKDPTPEVRHPFLG; encoded by the coding sequence ATGCGCTTCGCCCTGACGGGACTTGCAGGCTATATTGCTCCCAGGCACCTGAAGGCCATCAAGGAGGTAGGAGGTCTCCTGGTGGCGGGCCTTGACCCGGCTACCAACGTGGGGGTGGTGGACAGCTTTTTCCCGGAGGCTGCCTTTTTCACCGAGCCCGAGGCCTTTGAGGCCTACCTAGAGGACATGAGGGAGCGAGGGAAGGGGGTGGACTACCTCAGCATCGCAAGTCCCAACCACCTGCACTACCCCCAGATCCGTATGGCCCTACGGCTTGGAGCGAACGCCCTGTCGGAAAAGCCTTTGGTTCTCTGGCCCGAAGAGGTGGACCGCCTCGCCGAGTGGGAGGCCCGCACGGGGAAACGGGTCTACACCGTTCTTCAGCTTAGGGTCCACCCGGCCCTTCAGGTCCTAAGGGAGCGCCTTGCCCAGGAAAAGGAGGCAAAGGATGTGGTCCTCACCTACGTTACCGGCCGTGGGGCCTGGTACGGGGCGAGCTGGAAGGCGGACGAGCGGAAGAGCGGGGGGCTTGCCACCAACATCGGCATCCACTTCTTTGACCTCCTTGCCTGGTTCTTCGGGAAGGCCCACCGGGTGGAGGTACACGCGCGCACCCCTACGGTAAACGCCGGGTACCTGGAGCTGGAGAGGGCCAAGGTCTGCTGGTTCCTCTCCATAGACCCTTCCTTCGTTCCCGAAGCTTTCCGGAAGGTGGGCAAGCGCACCTACCGTTCCATTGTCGTGGACGGGGAGGAGGTGGAGTTCTCCGAGGGCTTCACCGATCTCCACACCGAGGTCTACCGCAAGACCTTGGCCGGGGAAGGGTTTGGCCTCGCCGAGGCCAGGGAGGCCATCCGGGTAGCGGCGGAGGTGCGCACCCTTCCCCTCAAGGACCCCACTCCCGAGGTCCGCCATCCTTTTCTGGGGTGA
- the asnB gene encoding asparagine synthase (glutamine-hydrolyzing), with translation MCGIAGLVLRTPDPRGVALLEGLSRTLAHRGPDDKGYLLWGPEGLLASRDPVPVEGFRLGFAHRRLSILDLSEAGWQPMSSPDGRLYVVYNGEVYNFLELRETLEARGHAFRSASDTEVLLAAWREWKEGSLTHLVGMFAFALLDMEENALYLVRDFFGIKPLYYTAFPGGLAFASEIPSLLSLPGVRRRVNPERLYAYLRFGLTDHGGETLFAEVRQVPAGHYLRVPLEAPDRAELVRYWRLFPEEGGNLSFKGAAERLRELFLESVRLHLRSDVPLGFALSGGIDSSAIVCAVRHLEPSLELHAFSFVAEDEGVSEERYVDQVVRACGVRVHKVRIAPEELAQDLDSLVRVQGEPFGSTSIYAQYRVFRRAREEGIKVMLDGQGADELLAGYVPYGAARVASLLASGRLWEALALLQRLSRLPGRGTLWKQVLGRLMPRAFQPLARRLGGEALLPPWLNASWFAERKVAPRPPSRLQGPLKDRLRQELLEALTETSLPMLLRYEDRNSMAHSIESRVPFLTPELAQFVLSLPEGYLLAPDGTSKAVFREAMRGLVPEGVLARKDKIGFATPELRWLRALGPWVEVLLRGEALRSIPALRPEEVLKEWREVAEGRKRFDFRVWRWVNLVAWSEAFGVEYD, from the coding sequence GTGTGCGGCATCGCTGGCCTTGTTCTCCGCACCCCTGACCCCAGGGGGGTGGCCCTCCTAGAGGGCCTTTCCCGCACCCTCGCCCACAGGGGGCCCGACGATAAGGGCTATCTCCTTTGGGGCCCGGAAGGGCTTCTCGCCTCGAGGGATCCGGTCCCCGTGGAGGGCTTTCGCCTGGGGTTCGCCCATCGGCGCCTATCCATACTGGACCTCTCGGAGGCGGGGTGGCAACCCATGTCCTCCCCCGACGGACGCCTCTACGTGGTCTACAACGGGGAGGTTTACAACTTCCTGGAGCTTCGCGAGACCCTCGAGGCGAGGGGCCACGCTTTCCGAAGCGCCTCCGACACCGAGGTTCTCCTTGCTGCCTGGCGAGAGTGGAAAGAGGGGAGCCTAACGCACCTGGTGGGCATGTTCGCCTTCGCCCTTTTGGACATGGAGGAGAACGCCCTCTACCTGGTGCGGGACTTCTTCGGCATCAAGCCCCTCTACTACACGGCTTTCCCTGGGGGCCTGGCCTTCGCTTCCGAGATTCCCTCCCTCCTCTCCCTCCCAGGGGTGAGGAGGCGCGTGAACCCCGAGAGGCTTTACGCCTACCTCCGCTTCGGTCTCACCGACCACGGCGGGGAGACCCTTTTCGCGGAGGTGCGCCAGGTGCCCGCTGGCCACTACCTAAGGGTGCCCCTGGAAGCGCCAGACAGGGCGGAGCTCGTCCGCTACTGGCGCCTCTTCCCGGAGGAAGGGGGGAATCTGAGCTTCAAGGGGGCGGCTGAGAGGCTCAGGGAGCTCTTTCTGGAGAGTGTGCGCTTGCACTTGAGGAGCGATGTCCCCCTGGGGTTTGCCCTCTCCGGGGGAATAGACTCATCGGCCATCGTGTGCGCCGTGCGCCATTTAGAGCCTAGTCTGGAGCTCCACGCCTTCAGCTTCGTGGCTGAGGATGAGGGGGTCTCTGAGGAGCGGTACGTGGACCAGGTGGTGAGGGCCTGTGGCGTGCGGGTCCACAAGGTGCGCATCGCTCCCGAGGAGCTTGCACAGGATCTAGACTCCCTGGTCCGCGTTCAGGGGGAGCCCTTCGGCAGCACCAGCATCTACGCCCAGTACCGCGTTTTCCGGAGGGCGAGGGAGGAGGGGATCAAGGTCATGCTGGACGGCCAGGGGGCCGATGAGCTTCTGGCGGGGTACGTGCCCTACGGGGCTGCGCGGGTGGCCTCCCTTCTGGCCTCGGGGAGGCTCTGGGAGGCCCTGGCCCTCCTCCAGAGGCTCTCCCGGCTTCCCGGAAGAGGCACTCTTTGGAAGCAGGTTCTGGGCAGGCTCATGCCCCGCGCCTTCCAGCCCCTGGCCCGCCGCCTGGGCGGGGAGGCCCTCCTTCCCCCCTGGCTCAACGCCTCCTGGTTCGCTGAGAGAAAGGTGGCGCCGAGGCCCCCCTCCCGCCTACAGGGCCCCCTTAAGGACCGCCTCCGCCAGGAGCTTCTGGAGGCCCTAACGGAGACGAGCCTCCCCATGCTCCTCCGGTACGAGGACCGGAACTCCATGGCCCATTCCATAGAGAGCCGCGTCCCCTTCCTTACGCCCGAGTTGGCCCAGTTCGTCCTTAGCCTTCCTGAAGGCTACCTTCTTGCCCCTGACGGCACTAGCAAGGCCGTATTCCGGGAGGCCATGCGGGGCCTGGTTCCCGAGGGGGTACTCGCGAGGAAGGACAAGATCGGCTTTGCCACCCCCGAACTCCGCTGGCTTAGGGCCCTTGGTCCCTGGGTGGAGGTCCTGCTCCGGGGAGAGGCCCTGAGGTCCATCCCTGCCCTCCGCCCCGAGGAGGTGCTTAAGGAGTGGCGGGAGGTGGCCGAGGGGCGAAAGCGCTTTGACTTCCGGGTGTGGCGGTGGGTCAACCTGGTGGCTTGGTCCGAAGCCTTCGGGGTGGAATATGACTGA
- a CDS encoding O-antigen ligase family protein, whose product MRVLALGLALAPLLPPLALLAPLFLPWLKGLSPGALGLLAAYALSLLLPALFAPEPLAFPLALGRALYALGLVGAGVALARRGVGLRPLGYGLLSLYLSAFLATYLAFGDRAWTVRLMHPFHSPVGLGLMGALGVLLALYLRYPPFLRLLLGLLGGAVLLLSGSRGGMLALLLGGAGGLFFRARGGWALGVAGLLLFLATFLDNPVTGRFLDTHLSGREALWLRAYEVYRDHPWTGVGPYLLGDYLKGTLLGNCFLFPLLEARGFSCPSWLVPLGGLWIFAHNHFLQALGEGGLFGAVGLLLLVGGFLAAAFGEGLLFSLLLAYLAMGMVDNPFSVPSPFRGEVFFLVGGMALVRGLRLPRALALAGAVGVLWSLPFLYLATRPPTPPPALVYLAVPPGEGVGLMRLEGASGYRVQIYLCQKGCQRLGWEWDGAKPIAFPLPEGLAPGRYRLRVLLFSTHRLALKPRYLLEEEVVR is encoded by the coding sequence GTGCGCGTCCTCGCCCTGGGTCTGGCCCTGGCGCCCCTCCTTCCCCCGCTCGCCCTCTTGGCCCCCCTCTTTCTCCCCTGGCTCAAAGGGCTTTCCCCCGGGGCCTTGGGCCTGCTTGCCGCCTACGCCCTTTCCCTCCTCCTTCCCGCCCTCTTCGCCCCTGAGCCCCTCGCCTTCCCTCTTGCCCTGGGGCGGGCCCTCTACGCCCTGGGGCTGGTGGGGGCGGGGGTGGCCTTGGCGCGGCGGGGGGTGGGCTTAAGGCCCCTGGGGTACGGCCTTCTTTCCCTCTACCTCAGCGCCTTCCTCGCCACCTACCTGGCCTTCGGGGACCGGGCCTGGACCGTGCGCCTCATGCACCCCTTCCATAGCCCTGTGGGGCTCGGCCTCATGGGGGCTTTGGGCGTGCTCCTTGCCCTTTACCTCCGCTATCCCCCATTCCTTCGCCTTCTCCTGGGCCTCCTGGGGGGAGCGGTCCTCCTTCTTTCCGGAAGCCGAGGGGGGATGCTCGCCCTCCTCCTGGGCGGGGCGGGGGGGCTCTTCTTCCGGGCCCGGGGGGGGTGGGCCCTGGGGGTGGCCGGGCTTCTCCTCTTCCTGGCCACCTTCCTGGACAACCCCGTCACGGGGCGTTTCCTGGACACCCACCTTTCGGGGCGGGAGGCCCTTTGGCTCCGGGCCTATGAGGTCTATCGGGACCACCCCTGGACCGGGGTCGGGCCCTACCTCCTGGGGGACTACCTGAAGGGCACCCTTCTCGGGAACTGTTTCCTCTTTCCCCTCCTGGAGGCTAGGGGGTTTTCCTGCCCCTCCTGGCTCGTGCCCTTGGGCGGGCTTTGGATCTTCGCCCACAACCACTTCCTCCAGGCCCTGGGGGAAGGGGGCCTTTTCGGGGCCGTGGGGCTTCTTCTCCTCGTAGGGGGGTTTTTGGCCGCGGCCTTTGGCGAGGGGCTCCTTTTTTCCCTCCTCCTCGCCTACCTGGCCATGGGCATGGTGGACAACCCCTTCAGCGTGCCAAGCCCTTTTAGGGGCGAGGTCTTCTTCCTCGTAGGGGGGATGGCCCTGGTCCGGGGCCTGCGCCTTCCCCGGGCCCTGGCCCTGGCCGGGGCCGTGGGGGTGCTTTGGAGCCTGCCCTTCCTCTACCTGGCCACCCGTCCCCCCACCCCGCCCCCGGCCCTGGTCTACCTGGCGGTGCCCCCCGGGGAGGGGGTGGGGCTTATGCGCCTCGAGGGGGCCTCGGGCTACCGGGTCCAGATCTACCTCTGCCAGAAGGGGTGCCAGCGGCTCGGCTGGGAGTGGGACGGGGCCAAGCCCATCGCCTTTCCCCTGCCCGAGGGCCTCGCTCCGGGGCGCTACCGCCTGAGGGTCCTCCTCTTCTCCACCCACCGCCTGGCCCTGAAGCCCCGCTACCTCCTGGAGGAGGAGGTGGTGCGGTGA